Proteins encoded in a region of the Solanum dulcamara chromosome 9, daSolDulc1.2, whole genome shotgun sequence genome:
- the LOC129903011 gene encoding UDP-D-apiose/UDP-D-xylose synthase 2 — MAGRVDLDGNPIKPITICMIGAGGFIGSHLCEKLMSETPHKVLAVDVYSDKIKHLLEPATLTWADRIQFHRINIKNDSRLEGLIKMADLTINLAAICTPADYNTRPLDTIYSNFIDALPVVKYCSENGKRLIHFSTCEVYGKTIGAFLPKDSPLRQDPAYYVLKEDTSPCIFGPIEKQRWSYACAKQLIERLVYAEGAENGLEFTIVRPFNWIGPRMDFIPGIDGPSEGVPRVLACFSNNLLRREPLKLVDGGESQRTFIYIKDAIEAVLLMIENPARANGHIFNVGNPNNEVTVRQLAEMMTKVYSKVSGESSIETPTIDVSSKEFYGEGYDDSDKRIPDMTIINRQLGWNPKTSLWDLLESTLTYQHRTYAQAVKQAMSKTTAN, encoded by the exons ATGGCAGGAAGAGTAGATCTGGACGGTAATCCCATTAAGCCGATTACAATATGTATGATTGGTGCCGGTGGATTCATTGGTTCTCATCTATGTGAGAAGCTTATGTCGGAGACTCCTCATAAGGTACTCGCTGTCGATGTTTACAGTGATAAGATTAAGCATTTGCTTGAACCGGCGACGCTTACCTGGGCTGATCGTATTCAGTTTCATCGAATCAATATTAAGAATGATTCTCGCCTTGAAGGTCTCATCAAAATGGCAGATCTG ACCATAAATCTTGCTGCGATCTGTACACCAGCAGATTACAACACTCGTCCACTTGATACAATTTACAGCAATTTCATCGATGCACTACCAGTG GTTAAGTACTGCTCAGAAAATGGAAAGCGTCTCATTCACTTCTCAACTTGCGAAGTTTATGGGAAAACCATAGGTGCCTTTTTACCCAAAGACAGCCCACTGCGGCAG GATCCTGCTTATTATGTGCTCAAGGAAGACACCTCCCCTTGCATCTTTGGACCAATTGAGAAGCAGCGGTGGTCTTATGCGTGTGCAAAACAATTGATTGAGAGGCTGGTCTATG CTGAGGGTGCAGAGAATGGCTTAGAGTTCACTATTGTAAGGCCATTTAACTGGATTGGTCCTAGGATGGATTTCATTCCCGGCATTGATGGTCCTAGTGAAGGTGTTCCAAGAGTATTAGCTTGCTTTAGTAAT AACCTTTTAAGACGTGAACCTTTGAAACTTGTGGATGGGGGAGAATCACAAAGGACCTTCATATATATCAAAGATGCTATTGAAGCTGTTCTTCTAATGATT GAAAATCCTGCTAGAGCCAATGGCCATATCTTTAATGTTGGTAACCCTAACAATGAAGTTACTGTCAGGCAGCTGGCTGAAATGATGACTAAG GTCTACTCAAAGGTGAGTGGAGAGTCTTCTATTGAAACACCCACCATTGATGTAAGTTCTAAAGAATTTTACGGCGAGGGGTATGATGACAGTGACAAGAGGATCCCAGACATGACCATCATCAACAGGCAGCTTG GTTGGAACCCAAAGACTTCCCTATGGGACTTGCTTGAATCCACACTCACGTACCAACACAGGACATATGCCCAGGCTGTCAAGCAGGCCATGTCTAAAACAACAGCAAATTGA